The following are encoded together in the Kribbella sp. CA-293567 genome:
- the lpdA gene encoding dihydrolipoyl dehydrogenase, whose translation MASHFDVVVLGAGPGGYVAAIRAAQLGLKTAIIEKKYWGGVCLNVGCIPSKALLRNAELAHIFRKEAKTFGISGEVSFDFPTAVQRSRKVADGRVKGVHFLMKKNNITEFDGWGSFVDANTLDVSLNDGNSETVTFDNCIIATGATTKLLPGTQLSDKVVTYEEQILTEELPGSIIIAGAGAIGVEFAYVLSNYGVKVTIVEFLDRMVPLEDVEVSKELAKAYKKLGVDVLTSTRVDSIDDSGEKVKVTVTGKDGNQQTLEADKVMQAIGFQPRVDGYGLDKIGVKLTERGAIEADGVLRTNVPNIFAIGDVNAKLMLAHAAEAQAVIAAETIAGVETMELDHVMIPRATFCQPQIASFGYTEEQAREKGYDVKVAKFPFTANGKAHGLGDPNGFVKVIADAKYGELLGAHLIGPEVTELLPELTLAQKWDLTTKELARNVHAHPTLSEALQEAFHGLEGHMINF comes from the coding sequence ATGGCCTCGCACTTTGACGTTGTTGTCCTCGGCGCCGGCCCGGGTGGGTACGTCGCGGCGATCCGCGCCGCCCAGCTCGGGCTCAAAACCGCCATCATCGAGAAGAAGTACTGGGGCGGTGTCTGCCTGAACGTGGGCTGCATCCCGTCCAAGGCGCTGCTGCGGAACGCGGAGCTGGCGCACATCTTCCGCAAGGAGGCGAAGACCTTCGGGATCAGCGGGGAGGTGAGCTTCGACTTCCCGACGGCGGTGCAGCGCAGCCGGAAGGTGGCCGACGGCCGCGTCAAGGGCGTGCACTTCCTGATGAAGAAGAACAACATCACCGAGTTCGACGGGTGGGGCTCCTTCGTGGACGCCAACACCCTGGACGTGTCGCTGAACGACGGCAACTCCGAAACCGTCACCTTCGACAACTGCATCATCGCCACCGGCGCGACCACCAAGCTGCTGCCGGGCACCCAGCTGAGTGACAAGGTCGTCACCTACGAAGAGCAGATCCTCACCGAGGAGCTGCCGGGCAGCATCATCATCGCCGGTGCCGGCGCGATCGGCGTCGAGTTCGCCTACGTGCTGTCGAACTACGGCGTGAAGGTGACCATCGTCGAGTTCCTCGACCGGATGGTCCCGCTGGAGGACGTCGAGGTCTCCAAGGAGCTCGCCAAGGCGTACAAGAAGCTCGGCGTCGACGTACTCACCTCCACCCGGGTCGACTCGATCGACGACTCCGGCGAGAAGGTCAAGGTCACCGTCACCGGCAAGGACGGCAACCAGCAGACGCTGGAGGCCGACAAGGTGATGCAGGCGATCGGCTTCCAGCCCCGCGTCGACGGCTACGGACTGGACAAGATCGGCGTCAAGCTGACCGAACGCGGCGCGATCGAGGCCGACGGGGTGCTGCGCACCAACGTGCCGAACATCTTCGCCATCGGTGACGTGAACGCGAAGCTGATGCTGGCCCACGCCGCCGAGGCGCAGGCCGTGATCGCGGCCGAGACCATCGCCGGGGTCGAGACGATGGAGCTCGACCACGTGATGATCCCGCGGGCGACCTTCTGCCAGCCGCAGATCGCCAGCTTCGGCTACACCGAGGAGCAGGCCCGGGAGAAGGGCTACGACGTGAAGGTCGCGAAGTTCCCCTTCACCGCCAACGGCAAGGCGCACGGCCTGGGCGACCCGAACGGTTTCGTCAAGGTGATCGCCGACGCGAAGTACGGCGAACTGCTCGGCGCGCACCTGATCGGCCCCGAGGTCACCGAACTGCTGCCCGAGCTGACCCTGGCACAGAAGTGGGACCTGACCACCAAGGAACTGGCCCGCAACGTGCACGCCCACCCCACCCTGAGCGAGGCGTTGCAGGAGGCCTTCCACGGTCTCGAAGGGCACATGATCAACTTCTGA